The following proteins are encoded in a genomic region of Bdellovibrionales bacterium:
- a CDS encoding class I SAM-dependent methyltransferase translates to MSKLKDSIVRQYRLYKYRANSFPKTLDWDWKKTNYNRIALVNLLLATKGPDCSYLEIGCCENNLFDAVPVKNKVGVDPNLGGNYRGTSDEFFAQNKQKFDIIFIDGLHTYEQVHKDINNALQVLKKGGFIGLHDMIPRDWKEHHVPIVSDKAWTGDPWKTAYEIVNTPGIDFKILKIDHGVGVLRIVGDQTPQLTDMKTTLDSKNYDYFYNNMGQLPIMEWESIYEWVRNSTSKETSHVSPH, encoded by the coding sequence ATGTCCAAACTTAAAGATTCTATTGTCCGTCAATACCGTCTCTATAAATACCGCGCCAATTCTTTTCCAAAGACTTTGGATTGGGACTGGAAAAAAACGAACTACAACCGGATCGCACTGGTCAATTTACTGCTCGCCACTAAAGGCCCTGATTGCAGCTATCTTGAGATCGGTTGTTGCGAGAACAATTTATTTGATGCCGTCCCTGTCAAAAACAAAGTGGGCGTGGATCCTAACTTGGGAGGAAATTATCGCGGAACTTCCGACGAGTTTTTTGCGCAGAACAAACAGAAATTTGACATCATTTTTATCGATGGACTGCATACGTATGAGCAAGTTCATAAGGACATCAACAACGCCCTTCAAGTTCTAAAGAAAGGCGGATTCATCGGACTTCACGATATGATTCCCCGAGACTGGAAAGAGCACCACGTCCCTATCGTTTCCGACAAAGCGTGGACCGGCGACCCGTGGAAAACAGCCTATGAAATCGTAAACACCCCCGGGATCGATTTTAAAATTTTAAAAATTGATCACGGCGTTGGTGTCCTACGTATCGTTGGAGATCAAACTCCTCAGCTGACCGACATGAAGACCACACTCGATTCGAAAAATTATGACTACTTTTACAACAATATGGGTCAGCTCCCGATCATGGAATGGGAGTCGATTTATGAGTGGGTCCGAAATTCCACGTCGAAGGAGACGTCTCACGTATCACCTCATTAG
- a CDS encoding DUF3817 domain-containing protein has product MKTSRWVYLFRFLGWLEGASFLLLLFVGMPLKYVWGNPVAVKALGMPHGILFIAYVLMANIIADELQWPLKTRMLAFIASVWPLGTFIFERRYLPRN; this is encoded by the coding sequence ATGAAAACATCACGCTGGGTCTATTTATTTCGATTCTTAGGGTGGCTCGAAGGAGCCTCCTTCCTCCTCTTGTTGTTCGTAGGCATGCCCCTCAAGTACGTCTGGGGAAACCCCGTGGCCGTCAAAGCCTTGGGAATGCCTCATGGGATTTTGTTTATTGCCTACGTGCTTATGGCCAACATCATTGCCGATGAACTTCAATGGCCCCTTAAAACTCGTATGCTGGCTTTTATAGCGTCGGTTTGGCCCTTGGGGACTTTTATCTTCGAAAGAAGATATCTCCCTAGGAATTAG